One genomic window of Blastopirellula retiformator includes the following:
- a CDS encoding aspartate carbamoyltransferase catalytic subunit yields the protein MIELPPELESPPVPWTRRHLLDLESLTADEITTALDVAQRFKEATKDCKVKLPALAGVTSVNLFFEDSTRTRTSFSLAARRLGADSVEFSASSSSVSKGETLLDTAKTIESMKIDAMVIRHRSPGAPQMLAKNLDCSVINAGDGPHEHPTQGLLDILTIRQHRGSITGLTVALVGDIAHSRTARSNIWGLKKLGAHVIVCGPSTLVSKQWEKLGVEVSHNLDDIVARCDVLNLLRIQFERQYTRPFPSVREYALLYAMNRERMCRAKDDILIMAPGPINRGVEVTPDVADGSQSVILHQVNNGLAVRMAALYLVTKASR from the coding sequence ATGATCGAACTTCCCCCGGAATTGGAGTCGCCCCCGGTCCCCTGGACCCGGCGGCACCTGCTTGACCTCGAAAGCCTGACCGCTGACGAGATCACCACCGCCCTCGACGTCGCCCAACGTTTTAAAGAGGCGACGAAAGACTGTAAGGTTAAATTGCCAGCGTTAGCGGGCGTCACGTCGGTGAATCTGTTCTTTGAAGATTCTACCCGCACACGGACCAGCTTTAGTTTGGCGGCCCGCCGTTTGGGGGCCGATAGCGTCGAATTTTCGGCTTCCAGCAGTAGCGTCTCGAAGGGCGAAACGCTGCTGGACACCGCCAAGACGATTGAGTCGATGAAGATCGACGCGATGGTGATTCGGCATCGCTCGCCGGGCGCCCCGCAGATGTTGGCGAAGAATCTCGACTGCTCGGTGATCAACGCCGGCGATGGACCGCACGAACACCCAACCCAGGGTCTGCTCGACATTCTGACGATTCGGCAGCATCGCGGCTCGATCACCGGGCTGACGGTCGCGCTGGTCGGCGACATCGCGCATAGCCGCACGGCCCGCTCCAACATCTGGGGACTGAAAAAGCTGGGCGCCCATGTGATCGTCTGCGGCCCGTCGACGCTTGTCTCGAAGCAATGGGAGAAGTTGGGCGTTGAGGTTTCGCACAACCTGGACGACATCGTCGCTCGCTGCGATGTGCTAAATCTGCTGCGGATCCAATTCGAGCGGCAATATACGCGGCCGTTTCCTTCGGTCCGCGAATACGCACTGCTGTACGCGATGAATCGCGAGCGGATGTGCCGCGCGAAAGACGACATCCTGATCATGGCGCCCGGCCCGATCAATCGCGGAGTCGAAGTGACGCCGGACGTGGCGGATGGTTCGCAGTCGGTCATTCTGCATCAAGTGAATAACGGTTTGGCGGTGCGAATGGCCGCGTTGTATCTGGTCACCAAAGCGTCGCGGTAG
- a CDS encoding dihydroorotase, giving the protein MSTILLKNGRLIDPSQQIDRVTSVLLKDGVVASIDAGDASADHEIDVTGKIIAPGLIDMHVQLREPGWEEDEAIASGAASAIAGGFTSIACLPNTEPPLDTPAGIEYVRHQANRADKCNVYVIACVSSGRKGEQLSEIGTLVEAGAVGFSDASKPISNPELLRRALEYTQMFDKPVLNRPELVELTHNGVMHDGMVSLVLGLAPLPVEAEEVMAARDICLAEATGGRLHLMSVSCSGTIEILRRAKVRDVGVTAEIHPCNFSLTDEALRSFNPNCKVNPPLRSADHLEACIAALADGTIDVISSGHAPRASEKKMHEMTDAPFGMVSLETTLGLTSTKLVQPGHLTWSQAIEKLSTTPARILGIPKGTLAVGADADVTVIDPELNWTVDPANYLSRSSNCPLSGWELTGKAVHVIVGGVVKM; this is encoded by the coding sequence ATGTCGACCATCTTGCTGAAAAACGGCCGCTTGATCGATCCGAGTCAACAGATCGATCGCGTGACCAGCGTGTTATTGAAGGATGGCGTTGTGGCGTCGATTGACGCCGGCGACGCATCGGCCGACCACGAGATTGACGTCACCGGCAAAATTATCGCGCCGGGGCTGATCGACATGCACGTGCAACTGCGCGAGCCGGGCTGGGAAGAAGACGAGGCGATCGCCAGCGGCGCCGCTTCGGCCATCGCCGGTGGTTTCACGTCGATCGCCTGTCTACCCAATACCGAACCGCCGCTCGATACGCCGGCTGGCATCGAGTATGTCCGGCATCAGGCCAACCGTGCCGACAAGTGCAACGTCTATGTGATCGCCTGCGTCAGCAGCGGCCGCAAAGGAGAACAACTCTCCGAGATTGGCACGCTGGTCGAAGCGGGCGCCGTCGGCTTTAGCGACGCTTCAAAGCCGATTAGCAATCCAGAACTGTTGCGGCGGGCGCTCGAATATACCCAGATGTTCGACAAGCCGGTCCTCAATCGGCCGGAACTTGTCGAACTGACGCACAACGGCGTGATGCACGATGGGATGGTTTCGCTGGTCCTCGGCCTGGCGCCGTTGCCGGTCGAAGCGGAAGAGGTGATGGCGGCCCGCGATATTTGCTTGGCGGAAGCGACCGGCGGCCGGCTGCATCTGATGAGCGTCTCGTGCAGCGGGACCATCGAGATCCTCCGCCGGGCGAAGGTCCGCGACGTTGGCGTCACCGCCGAGATTCATCCCTGCAACTTCTCGCTGACCGACGAGGCGCTCCGCTCTTTCAATCCCAACTGCAAAGTCAATCCGCCGCTCCGCTCGGCCGATCATCTCGAGGCCTGCATTGCGGCGCTGGCGGACGGCACGATCGACGTCATCTCCAGCGGTCACGCGCCGCGGGCATCGGAAAAGAAGATGCACGAGATGACCGATGCGCCGTTTGGGATGGTCTCGCTGGAGACGACGCTCGGGCTCACCTCGACCAAGTTAGTGCAGCCGGGACATTTGACCTGGAGCCAGGCGATCGAAAAGCTGAGCACGACGCCGGCCCGCATTCTCGGTATTCCAAAAGGAACGCTGGCCGTTGGCGCCGACGCCGACGTGACGGTGATCGATCCCGAGTTGAACTGGACCGTCGATCCGGCCAACTACCTCTCCCGCAGCTCGAACTGCCCGCTGTCTGGCTGGGAACTGACCGGCAAAGCGGTCCATGTGATCGTCGGCGGCGTGGTCAAAATGTAG
- a CDS encoding NYN domain-containing protein, whose product MPLIIDGYNLLYAAGVVSSLDGSGSFEQDRLALLELIRSVVDSEEIRQTVVVFDSAKAPPGLPRTVRYHDIVVHFASEYADADEMIEFLIERHAAPRRLTVVSSDHRVQRAARRRKATAIDSAHWVSLMRRKRHAQDKAAQIPTKPLAPPSDSEVSRWMREFSDVDVDQIAKELKPLKRSTPPPAKPADPAPSEETSKKPTPDNPFPDEFEDEIRQLGSQLGGSIFPSDYLDEIAREFWDDGEDPPK is encoded by the coding sequence ATGCCTCTCATCATCGACGGCTACAACCTGCTCTACGCGGCCGGCGTGGTTAGTTCGCTCGATGGCAGCGGTTCGTTCGAGCAGGACCGTCTGGCGCTGTTAGAGCTGATCCGCTCGGTCGTCGATTCTGAGGAGATTCGTCAAACGGTGGTCGTCTTTGACTCGGCCAAAGCGCCTCCGGGGCTGCCGCGGACGGTGCGGTACCATGACATCGTCGTCCACTTCGCCTCGGAGTACGCCGACGCTGACGAAATGATCGAGTTCTTGATCGAACGGCATGCGGCGCCCCGTCGGCTGACGGTCGTTTCGAGCGATCATCGCGTGCAAAGGGCGGCTCGCCGCCGGAAGGCGACGGCGATCGACAGCGCCCATTGGGTCAGTCTGATGCGTCGCAAACGCCACGCCCAAGACAAAGCGGCCCAGATCCCGACCAAACCGCTGGCGCCCCCGTCCGATTCGGAAGTCTCCCGTTGGATGCGGGAGTTCTCCGACGTTGACGTCGATCAGATCGCCAAAGAGCTGAAGCCGCTGAAGCGATCAACGCCGCCGCCAGCCAAGCCGGCAGATCCCGCGCCCAGCGAAGAGACGTCGAAGAAGCCGACCCCGGACAATCCCTTCCCCGACGAGTTTGAAGACGAAATCCGCCAGCTCGGCAGTCAGCTAGGTGGTTCGATCTTTCCGTCCGACTATCTCGACGAGATCGCCCGCGAGTTTTGGGACGACGGGGAAGACCCGCCCAAGTAG
- a CDS encoding tetratricopeptide repeat protein yields the protein MSEPSKKSAITPTWLFGGGLLLAIACSGCQMASSSSNVAGVRAVQSGQPMVAVNHFQQALANDPTNADALYNMAATYHEMAKVNNDPAMMKQAEELYNRCLDQNGDHAECYRGLAVLLIDMKQPDSAYTLMEGWAQRSPNSADPKVELARLYQEFGDDQTALAQLNQAVAIDANNARAWAALGNMREKSGDYSQALANYQRSLALNNFQDGVSTRVATLVRQGVQADTPLSPTGDTRIVQNPNTTQRY from the coding sequence GTGAGCGAACCATCAAAAAAATCGGCGATCACTCCCACGTGGCTCTTTGGCGGCGGCCTGCTGTTGGCGATCGCTTGTAGCGGTTGCCAGATGGCCTCCAGCAGTTCCAACGTCGCCGGCGTGCGGGCGGTGCAAAGTGGACAACCGATGGTCGCGGTCAATCATTTCCAGCAGGCGCTGGCCAATGATCCGACCAACGCCGACGCTCTCTACAACATGGCCGCCACCTATCACGAGATGGCCAAGGTCAACAATGACCCGGCGATGATGAAGCAAGCGGAGGAACTTTATAACCGTTGTCTTGATCAAAACGGCGATCATGCGGAGTGTTATCGCGGACTCGCCGTGCTGCTGATCGATATGAAACAGCCTGATAGCGCCTACACGTTGATGGAAGGCTGGGCACAGCGCAGTCCAAACTCGGCCGATCCCAAGGTGGAACTGGCGCGTCTGTATCAAGAATTCGGCGATGACCAAACGGCGCTAGCTCAACTGAACCAGGCGGTGGCGATCGACGCCAACAATGCTCGGGCGTGGGCCGCGCTTGGCAACATGCGAGAAAAGTCCGGCGACTACAGCCAGGCTTTGGCCAACTATCAGCGCTCGCTGGCGCTGAATAACTTCCAAGACGGCGTCAGTACCCGGGTGGCGACGCTCGTTCGCCAAGGGGTCCAAGCCGACACGCCGCTATCGCCAACCGGCGACACCCGCATCGTGCAGAATCCGAACACGACGCAGCGGTACTAG
- a CDS encoding DUF4261 domain-containing protein: MTSPELVVCVPGAWKTRNDLVMSVGKPDGDYLYAGVAMMNKETREAVTVQFEEPNPNLGKAFAIAGRSWLDEATFTEIDRHSSCVYLITKGGSEETAKKMMLAAAALLKCGGIAIKIESTGIAHPAKKWEEWSEKGDLPTLFRAYVTYIGSGDIFYSCGMHNLGYPDCVVQAEIQPQTAAELIDAFLRYLLFDSPELENGQTFSVKAEAPRYKIEHQACTMFEPDHLFHNPYGVWKLTPAG; the protein is encoded by the coding sequence ATGACGTCTCCCGAACTGGTCGTTTGCGTACCAGGCGCCTGGAAGACCCGCAATGACCTGGTGATGTCGGTCGGCAAGCCAGACGGCGACTATCTCTACGCCGGCGTCGCGATGATGAACAAGGAGACCCGCGAAGCGGTCACGGTTCAGTTTGAAGAGCCCAACCCCAATCTCGGCAAGGCGTTCGCCATCGCCGGTCGCAGTTGGCTCGACGAGGCGACCTTCACCGAGATCGACCGACATAGCTCGTGCGTTTATCTGATCACCAAGGGGGGATCGGAAGAGACCGCCAAGAAGATGATGCTGGCCGCCGCCGCGCTGCTGAAATGCGGCGGGATCGCGATCAAGATCGAGTCGACCGGCATCGCCCACCCCGCCAAGAAGTGGGAAGAGTGGAGCGAGAAGGGCGACCTCCCCACGCTCTTTCGAGCCTACGTGACCTACATCGGCTCAGGCGACATCTTTTACTCTTGCGGCATGCACAACCTGGGATATCCCGATTGCGTCGTTCAGGCCGAGATCCAGCCGCAAACCGCCGCCGAGCTAATCGACGCCTTCCTCCGCTATCTGCTGTTCGACAGTCCAGAACTCGAAAACGGTCAGACCTTCAGCGTGAAGGCCGAAGCGCCGCGGTATAAGATCGAACATCAAGCGTGCACGATGTTCGAGCCGGATCATCTATTCCACAATCCGTACGGCGTCTGGAAGCTGACCCCGGCAGGATAG